The Toxorhynchites rutilus septentrionalis strain SRP chromosome 3, ASM2978413v1, whole genome shotgun sequence genome includes a region encoding these proteins:
- the LOC129777926 gene encoding putative tricarboxylate transport protein, mitochondrial, which produces MDRKFITSRQNFQNPFGRRPWMEQCGAAAPAGGGTGLKGIVAGGITGGIEICITFPTEYVKTQLQLDEKGATKQYSGIGDCVKKTVKNHGFFGLYRGLSVLLYGSIPKSAVRFGAFETFKGQLLEPNGQLSTSGKLLAGLGAGVAEAILAVTPMETVKVKFINDQRSANPKFKGFFHGVGMIVRQEGVSGVYKGLTATIMKQGSNQAIRFYVMESLKELYKGNDQSKPVPKLIVGAFGAVAGAASVFGNTPIDVVKTRMQGLEAAKYKNTVDCAVRIWKNEGPAAFYKGTVPRLSRVCLDVAITFMIYDSFMELFNKFWH; this is translated from the exons ATGGACCGAAAATTCATCACAAGTAGgcaaaatttccaaaatccTTTCGGACGAAGACCATGGATGGAACAGTGTGGTGCCGCAGCACCGGCCGGTGGTGGTACGGGTCTCAAGGGAATTGTTGCAGGTGGAATTACGGGTGGAATCGAGATTTGTATCACGTTTCCGACAGAGTACGTCAAAACACAGCTCCAATTGGATGAGAAGG GTGCTACCAAGCAGTACAGCGGAATCGGCGATTGCGTTAAGAAAACTGTCAAAAATCATGGTTTCTTTGGTCTGTATCGTGGCCTCAGCGTACTTCTATATGGATCGATACCAAAGTCTGCAGTCAG GTTCGGCGCCTTCGAGACGTTCAAAGGGCAGCTCTTGGAACCGAATGGTCAGCTGAGCACCTCGGGGAAACTGTTGGCCGGACTGGGAGCCGGTGTGGCGGAAGCCATACTCGCCGTCACACCGATGGAAACAGTCAAAGTGAAGTTCATCAACGATCAGCGCAGCGCCAATCCCAAGTTCAAAGGATTCTTCCACGGGGTTGGGATGATTGTTCGACAGGAAGGTGTGTCTGGTGTGTATAAGGGCCTCACTGCGACCATCATGAAACAAGGCTCGAATCAAGCCATCCGATTCTACGTGATGGAGTCGCTGAAGGAACTCTACAAAGGCAACGATCAATCGAAACCTGTGCCGAAACTCATCGTTGGCGCTTTCGGTGCCGTAGCCGGAGCGGCCTCCGTTTTTGGCAATACACCTATCGACGTGGTGAAAACTCGAATGCAGGGCTTGGAAGCGGCCAAGTATAAAAATACCGTTGACTGTGCGGTCCGAATTTGGAAGAACGAAGGACCAGCAGCGTTCTATAAGGGAACAGTTCCACGGCTCAGTCGTGTCTGTTTAGATGTTGCGATCACATTCATGATATACGACTCGTTCATGGAGCTATTCAACAAGTTCTGGCATTAA